Part of the Fundulus heteroclitus isolate FHET01 chromosome 20, MU-UCD_Fhet_4.1, whole genome shotgun sequence genome, CCGGTTCTTAATGAACGCTTCATCTAGGAGTCGCTCTCCCCCCTTGCCTCCTGCTCCGCAGAAGGCAGAGTTTAgatctggatggacagagctgtaaacgggtcatccgcagcccagatggggtGCGAAtgctatttttatgttatttttaatttatttggtacaaataTTTACTCACCATGTAGCAGCTAGCCCTCtcaaattcactcgccaaacgggaaatttactcacatttggcgactggcgagtgttaatttcggaccctggaTAGAACAGTATAGACTTGGTTTACATTAGTATAAAAGatgcattcagagcagccccccgcccccacctcaGCTCTATAGACCACCTTTCTttgatgctaattcctgcatacaagcccctgctgatcagagctaaacccaCAGTGAGgaaggtgagggtgtggactgggggagccatggaggcactccaggactgttttgagtgctctgactgggacataTTCAAAGCTGTAGCAACATATGAcaacaagatcaacattgatgagtacgccatgactgtgtcagcctacatcaacaaatgcattgaggacgtcagcaccacaaagAACATCATCACCTGGGCCAACCAATAACTCTGGATGATTGAGGAGGTTTGTCACACGCTAAGAGCacagaactcagccttcaagtctggtgacaaggaggcactagGCACTcaggctgcgtcctgagccccctgttgttcaccctgatgacacatggctgcgtccccaggttcaccaccaatcacatcgtgaagtttgcagacgacacaacggtggtgggcctgatcagagacgccttgaagaacgtgaggagagtggtgaggacagcagagtggatcatcagggctcctcttccctccattaaggacatttcatcccagcgctgcgtgtcccgagcccgtaacattaTCAGAGACCCCttacacccccaccatggactgttcccCTTGCTGcactctggaaagaggttccgcagcatccgctgcaggtccaccaggttctgcagcagcttttttccctgttgccatcagactgctgaactgttgaactctaactcGACTCTGCACCACACTTGCATCATACCAACTttttataatccatttaaatagtacacaactgaacgtttactgcatttttgcaccatattattttgcactgcactGAACTTTTCATATtgatgcctttttgcaccataaaCAAGGAAGAACATTATCACAAAAAAATTTCTTTCTCCAGCATTGTTACATTCCTGTCAATGCTGCAccttatattgtaatgttatcttactccaactgcaatctcattacactgtcgtaagctgtatgcaatgaaatttcgttttgtatacactctgtacatacaaaatgacaataaagtttgtctaagtctaatgaGATCTGTGGCTGTTTAGAAAACATCCAGGGCTTCAGACCATTTTAGCAGAATaacacctttttcttttctctcactTTTTAAGGCTTCCAGCTCTGCTTTGATAGCTCTgcttcatctttctctgttCTCATCTCTCCTGCTGCTCAATCAGCACACTGCATTCTGGGATATTTATGTGCTGAGCCAGAATAGTCCATTTTAGTAAATGGAAAGGGTAACAGAAGTTGATGATGcattatgttacatttttctgttacttttttgttgtaaatcttaattattttatttgaaacacacagaaataatTCAGGGGTACTGTTAAAATGGCTGGGTAACCAGTGGGTCCCACTAATGGTGGGGGACCAGGCGTTTGTTTTCAGCTTCTCTGCATTGAGGTAACATATAGTTGTCTGtagatgaataatataaaaGAATCAGAatatttattattgtcattgtatACCAtgttacacacacatacaataaGATTAAAGCCAGCTCCAACCAGTGTCTAATATGAAAATGTcagataatcaaaaatatatacaatatacagcAGTGTTATGTACATTGCAGATATTATGTATGTTGCTGTATAAGTTGttaaatgtgtgtaaatatttcagGACAGAAACTATAAATATTGTACAGTGTCAATATTGCATCATGAATAATGTCTATAAACTTatatttccatcatgttttaacaggatggagaactttgtacctgagagtttccagtctgcagtttggactctccagtccagcagagagaagcttcactcctgaatcctgcaggttgttgttactcaggtccagttctctgagactggaggactgggagctgagaactgaggacagagcttcacagcttctctctgagaggttacagccactcagtctgaggagacagggagaaaaatctgctattacacaattcatcagaaatattgttgatttctttacagtcaccaatgttctccttggaaagattgatggatctgtgtgattttacacatctttatattctcattaggatgcctcctggacgccagGGAGGCGTCCCCAAGGAGGAAGCgtgtaaaacacatttaacttCAACATGAACAGTTTTTTCTAGCTTACTTGATTACATTGATTTTCACAGAGAAACTACATCAAAGATAGTTTTAAGGGAAGAGCGCTCACTATGTCACCTAATTCATGTACAAATCTGATGAAGGTGAGATGTCTCACTCTGAGTAAACATGAAACCCTAaactttttaactgtttttagcacTGATTTACTAGGACTCATTTTAAACTATTAActtatttattatcttatttatgtaatttattcacACCATAATTTTATTGCTGTCCTTTAACAAAAAGCAGGTcaataacaataattattattgaatccattaaaactgaaaactataACAGTAATTattctgacacattttgttgggatggaGCTCCTGAATGTATTTCATTCTTCAAAGtgttcacaaaataaaacctttgagaaTCACTCCTATATGGTGAATCTGTGCCTGGTTTCTATTCATAGGGAATAACAGTcagacaaaagttaacaaatctatcaCTAAACTAACATTTTCATCATgttttagcaggtaatggacagaaatctggtctcaccaggatggagaactttgtacctgagagtttccagtctgcagtttggactctccagtccagcagagagaagcttcactcctgaatcctgcaggttgttgttcctcaggtccagttctctgagactggaggactgggagctgagaactgaggacagagcttcacagcttctctctgagaggttacagccacccAGTCTGaagagacagggagaaaaatctgctattaaacaattcatcagaaatattgttgatttctttacagtcaccaatgttctgaTGGTGCACTTGTACCAGGTATGCACAAGTAGGTCTTGGCCAGGTCGGCCAGGAGAGGAAACTCAGCCTGGTGAGCTTTCCACCATTCTAACACCTTACCACCCAGGCTCAGAGATACAATATCTCTGTACTTCCTGATTTCATCATTGGCTAGCTCTTTGGATGTTTTCTTCCTGACACTTTGATCCTCAGTGAATAAAGGTcagacaaaagttaacaaatctatcactgaactaacatttccatcatgtttttaacagttaatggacagaaatctggctTCAaaaggatggagaactttgtacctgagagtttccagtctgcagtttggactctccagtccagcagagagaagctttactcctgaatcctgcaggttgttgttactcaggtccagttctctgagactggaggactgggagctgagaactgaggacagagcttcacagcttctctctgagaggttacagccactcagtctgaggagacagggagaaaaatctgctattaaataattccatcagaaatattgttgatttctttacagtcaccaatgttctccatggaaagattgatggatcggtctgattttacacgtctttatgttgccttttgttgtgaactggttcattataaataaactgaagcaacATGAATCATTATTTACCTCATTAGCAGATTTCtcactatcagaaataaaagcagcaacaatctgtgcccttacagagctttgttggaggctttaaccactggcagcagcctcaggagaacctcctctgaagcagagtatttcttcaggtcaaacacatccagatcttctgctgatgacactaagataaagatcagagctgaccactgagcaggagacagtttatctgtggagagacttcctgaactcagagactgttggatcttctccactagagaacgatcattcagttcattcagacagtggaacagattgatgcttttctctgcagacacattctcactgatctTCTTCTTGATGTGCTTaactgtttcctgattggtctgtgagctacttcctgtctgtgtcagcagaccttgtaggagtctctgattggtctgcagtgaaagtcccagcaggaaccggaggaacaagtccaggtgtccatttggactctgtaaggcctgatcaacagctgTCTGATGAAGAGACTTTAGTTTCGTtttcttagaaaataaagaccacttagatgtttgtgtttttttcatcaGGTTGACACCAGAGGTGATGAAGGTCcgatgaacatgaagagcagccagaaactcctggaCACTCAGATGGAtgaagcagaacaccttgtcctggaacagccctctctcctctctaaagatctgtgtgaacactcctgagtacactgaggctgctctgatatcgatgccacactctgtcaggtctgattcatagaagatcaggtttcctttctgcagctgatcaaaagccagttttcccagagactcaatcatcttcctgctctctggactccagtgtggatctgtttcagctcctccatcatacttgaccttcctcactttggtctgaaccaccaggaagtggatgtacatgtcagtcagggtgctgggcagctctcctccctctctggtctccaacacgtcctccagaaccgtagcagtgatccagcagaagactgggatgtggcacatgatgtggaggcttcttgatgtcttcatgtgggagatgatcctactggcctgctcctcatctctgaatctcttcctgaagtactcctccttctgtgggtcagtgaaccctctgacctctgtcaccatgccaacacactgaggagggatctgattggctgctgcaggtcgtgtggttatccagaggcgagcagagggaagcagtttccccctgatgaggtttgtcagcagaacatccactgaggtggactctgtagcatcagtcaggatctcctggttctggaagtccagaggaagtcgactctcatccagaccatcaaagatgaacagaacctggaagtgttcaaagctgcagatttctttggtttcagtaaagaagtgatgaacaaggtccaccaagctgaactttttctctttcagcgcattcagctctctgaaggtgaatggaaatatgaagtggatgttctggtgggctttgtcttcagcccagtccagagtgaacttctgggttaagactgttttcccaatgccagccactccctttgtcatcactgttctgattggttgatctcttccaggtgggactttaaagatgtcttcttgtctgatggttgtttctggtctgtgtggtttcctggatgctgtttcaatctgtctgacctcatgttcatcattgacctctccagtccctccctctgtgatgtagagctctgtgtagatctggttcagaagggttggacttcctgctttagcgatcccctcaaacacacactggaacttctccttcagaccagatttaagtttaGGTTGATAAACCGCAGCAAAATGTTCTAAATGAACACAAAAATTgaaatcaggaaggaaaccaaatgatcttctgaagatgatgtgaattaatgtgattccatctcttcagacatcagtaaatgtgtgatttatccatcaggttaaatctttgtagaaatcctcttactgctgtgcagacggtcagccagctcctcctgcttcatcctcctcaggaagttcagagtgatcttcatcagagcctctctgctgctcctcctctgctcttcatcctcaccttccaacacctcctcatcatctctctgactctctgagcagtctgggtcatctggactcagaaccttctggatcttcttcagctccttcttcacaaaagtgacaatgttgtcctccagcagctggaacagaataatatatgaaggacacctcagactgagatcatggatccaaacatcagaaccatgttggacagactgacggtccactggtccacaaagtccagcatggagacAACTGAACAGAACCCatggaaaagtagttgttgtacatgtacagaccataaatatggagtccagctgggtttgatgctgccgggcagacggacctctgggaacctctgagttctgctggtccactctgtggaggaaccagaacaattaggaaggaaggaaatattcatccagcagttttcacagatgaaatcaccaagagcttcacagtaaaagtccttaaaacagtaaaactgagcATCAAATTAACACGATACAAATAAGTTataaagaggaagatgagataaatggatcaattcaattcaattcaattttatttatatagcgccaaatcatgaaacatgtcatctcaaggcactttacaaaatcaagttcaatcatattatacagattggtcaaaaatgtcctatataaggaaaccagttgattgcatcaaagtcccgacaagcagcattcactcctggggaaccgtagagccacagggagagtcgtctgcattgtacatggctttgctacaatccctcatactgagcaagcatgaagcgacagtgggaagaaaaactccccattaacgggaaggaaaacctccggctgaaccgggctcagtatgaacggtcatctgcctcgaccgactggggttacagaagacagagtagagacacaacaagagagaccaGAAGCacccagtagacattttaaaaagtgggtcttgaactgggacttcaaactgtccacactgtcagcagatctgatgctggtggggacagtgacccagagcttggagacagtggaggtgaaggttctgtccacacaggtcttcaggacagtgtgtgggacatccagcaggttctgatgactagatctgaggtggtgtggacctggaggaggtctgAGATATGTGGCTGTGGTTCCATGTAAggttctgtcctggatgtgatggtgagtattttaaaatggatcctgtaggtccctggaagccagtgagctcacattatatctgtccacacagagacaatcagaaggtaaaggtccatgaaggacatctggatgtgagcagagaaccagaggatccaggtagttggagatgtttaatgttcctgctgatccactaagaactagcagaacctctgatggtccacttcagctcagcttggttccaccaaccacatgatgaagctttccttccctgctgaactgctctcacaacgcacacaggaaccaagtcttgatgggtcagactggctctaccagctatttcccagcgggtcgtggaaatgtgatccactgttagtctgacatggagccaggaagcagcagaacctcctgatcagcatcaacactccagacatgaagacatgaaggtgttttcatcagaacagggcagctgatttctggagataacggatcaaacctctgtctgcagatagaactggaacatctgagagctcactgggaggaactgggtttctgttcttggctCTTAAAGAAATGGAACGGGTCActtccagaacctcagaccccgactgaggagaccggtccatactagggtggtgattggctaaaatatcacaacatgattccttgcagtgaaatcaggattttattagtttcccaaagtaacaataaagcGGTTGAAGAAAGATCTAGAGAAGCATTTACACCAGAGCAGTTCTGGACCCATttcacagttacagcagttagatacagctcacctctctgaggatgcagGTCCAGAAGGTTTAAAGTCAATCAATTCACCCTTTGACCAGTcgctcttaaaggacacacagctgggttctggttctggttgatgtCTTTCTGTCAGTCTCTTTGGAATCCTGTCAGAAGAAAACTTATTTTAGTACCTACATAGAGAGACCAGATGGTTCTGTTCGTCTGGGTcgtatttagacagaaaataaatgtaaagattctTCCATAAGTGTCTGATCAGCCGTCCTTCTTTCTAGGATGAATAACGttgaactagggctgggcaagttaacgcgttaatttcgagttaattca contains:
- the LOC110368114 gene encoding NLR family CARD domain-containing protein 3, whose protein sequence is MDQCEDREEGVPPSKTTLCGEAESQSHAQRIPKRLTERHQPEPEPSCVSFKSDWSKGELIDFKPSGPASSERVDQQNSEVPRGPSARQHQTQLDSIFMLLEDNIVTFVKKELKKIQKVLSPDDPDCSESQRDDEEVLEGEDEEQRRSSREALMKITLNFLRRMKQEELADRLHKHFAAVYQPKLKSGLKEKFQCVFEGIAKAGSPTLLNQIYTELYITEGGTGEVNDEHEVRQIETASRKPHRPETTIRQEDIFKVPPGRDQPIRTVMTKGVAGIGKTVLTQKFTLDWAEDKAHQNIHFIFPFTFRELNALKEKKFSLVDLVHHFFTETKEICSFEHFQVLFIFDGLDESRLPLDFQNQEILTDATESTSVDVLLTNLIRGKLLPSARLWITTRPAAANQIPPQCVGMVTEVRGFTDPQKEEYFRKRFRDEEQASRIISHMKTSRSLHIMCHIPVFCWITATVLEDVLETREGGELPSTLTDMYIHFLVVQTKVRKVKYDGGAETDPHWSPESRKMIESLGKLAFDQLQKGNLIFYESDLTECGIDIRAASVYSGVFTQIFREERGLFQDKVFCFIHLSVQEFLAALHVHRTFITSGVNLMKKTQTSKWSLFSKKTKLKSLHQTAVDQALQSPNGHLDLFLRFLLGLSLQTNQRLLQGLLTQTGSSSQTNQETVKHIKKKISENVSAEKSINLFHCLNELNDRSLVEKIQQSLSSGSLSTDKLSPAQWSALIFILVSSAEDLDVFDLKKYSASEEVLLRLLPVVKASNKALLSGCNLSERSCEALSSVLSSQSSSLRELDLSNNNLQDSGVKLLSAGLESPNCRLETLSLSGCLVSEEGCASLVSALNSNPSYLKELDLSYNHPGDSGVKLLSAGLKDPHWRLEALRVEPAGVRWLTPGLRKYSCQLTIDTNTLSRNLILSEDNRKIIYVKELQSYPDHPDRFDDRQLLCRTGLTGRCYWEVKWRGRVEISVSYRGIRRKGVCWFGRNDQSWSLRCTDDDGYSVCHNSRQTSISSVSNRVAVYVDCPAGILSFYSVSSDSLIHLHTFNTTFTEPLLPGFGLWSRSSYGCTVFLC